In a genomic window of Diabrotica undecimpunctata isolate CICGRU chromosome 2, icDiaUnde3, whole genome shotgun sequence:
- the Sec61alpha gene encoding protein transport protein Sec61 subunit alpha: MGIKFLEVIKPFCSILPEIAKPERKIQFREKVLWTAITLFIFLVCCQIPLFGIMSSDSADPFYWIRVILASNRGTLMELGISPIVTSGLIMQLLAGAKIIEVGDTPKDRALFNGAQKLFGMVITVGQAIVYVMTGMYGDPAEIGAGVCLLIIIQLFVAGLIVLLLDELLQKGYGLGSGISLFIATNICETIIWKAFSPATVNTGRGTEFEGAVIALFHLLTTRQDKIRGLREAFYRQNLPNLMNLLATVLVFAIVIYFQGFRVDLPIKSARYRGQYSSYPIKLFYTSNIPIILQSALVSNLYVISQMLAVKFQGNFLINLLGVWADVGGGGPARSYPIGGLCYYLSPPESVSHILEDPIHAMLYIVFMLGSCAFFSKTWIEVSGSSAKDVAKQLKEQQMVMRGHRDNSMIHELNRYIPTAAAFGGLCIGALSVLADFMGAIGSGTGILLAVTIIYQYFEIFVKEQSEMGGMGALLF; the protein is encoded by the exons ATGGGGA ttaaatttttgGAAGTTATAAAGCCTTTCTGCAGCATACTGCCTGAAATAGCCAAGCCAGAACGAAAA ATCCAATTCAGGGAGAAAGTACTATGGACTGCAATCACTCTTTTCATCTTTTTAGTATGTTGTCAG ATTCCATTATTCGGTATAATGAGTTCAGATTCTGCAGATCCTTTCTACTGGATTCGTGTTATTCTTGCATCAAACAGAGGTACCCTTATGGAACTTGGTATTTCCCCAATTGTAACTTCAGGTCTAATTATGCAGCTGTTGGCCGGTGCCAAAATTATTGAGGTTGGTGACACTCCTAAAGACAGAGCCTTATTCAATGGTGCCCAAAAAT tgTTTGGTATGGTTATTACTGTCGGCCAAGCCATCGTGTACGTCATGACAGGCATGTATGGTGATCCGGCTGAAATTGGAGCTGGAGTGTGCCTTCTCATCATCATCCAACTGTTCGTTGCCGGTCTCATTGTTTTGCTTCTCGATGAACTTCTTCAGAAAGGATATGGTTTAGGTTCTGGTATTTCCCTCTTCATTGCAACAAACATTTGTGAAACTATTATTTGGAAAGCGTTCTCACCAGCGACAGTAAACACTGGAAGAGGAACAGAATTTGAAGGAGCTGTCATTGCCTTGTTCCACTTATTGACCACAAGACAAGACAAAATCAGAGGATTACGTGAAGCTTTCTACAGGCAAAATCTTCCCAATTTGATGAACCTTTTGGCGACAGTACTCGTTTTTGCTATAGTAATATACTTCCAAGGATTCAGAGTAGATCTACCCATCAAGAGTGCAAGATACCGTGGACAATACTCCAGCTATCCAATCAAATTGTTCTACACTTCGAACATCCCTATTATTCTGCAATCTGCCCTTGTATCTAATTTGTATGTCATCTCACAGATGTTGGCTGTTAAATTCCAAGGGAACTTCTTAATTAATCTATTAGGAGTTTGGGCTGACGTTGGAGGCGGTGGCCCAGCTAGGTCTTACCCCATTGGAGGATTATGTTACTACTTATCTCCACCTGAAAGTGTAAGTCACATTCTAGAGGATCCAATCCATGCAATGCTCTACATCGTCTTCATGTTAGGATCTTGTGCTTTCTTCTCTAAAACATGGATCGAAGTATCTGGAAGCTCAGCCAAAGATGTCGCTAAACAACTAAAAGAACAACAGATGGTTATGAGGGGACACAGAGATAACTCCATGATTCACGAATTGAACAGGTACATTCCCACCGCCGCAGCTTTTGGAGGTCTCTGTATTGGAGCTTTGTCAGTACTTGCTGATTTCATGGGAGCCATTGGTTCAGGTACTGGTATCTTGTTAGCTGTCACCATCATCTACCAATACTTTGAAATCTTCGTCAAAGAACAAAGCGAGATGGGTGGAATGGGAGCGTTACTCTTCTAG